The following are encoded in a window of Anopheles stephensi strain Indian chromosome X, UCI_ANSTEP_V1.0, whole genome shotgun sequence genomic DNA:
- the LOC118507892 gene encoding achaete-scute complex protein T8-like: MSSLNPPKRMKLKENQMVVTVRDFTPGTLKRKLPLGNYVSADNVLPTVNVQTLAKQLVQVGAPCPPGRKRSGSSEPRSGVSAVERRNARERNRVQQVNNGFAALRQRIPDEIAEAFEAGTTARGVHKKLSKVETLRMAVEYIKSLERLLEHSGTGTAGRVPTSFADDTPDTQLPATPPPEPLGQAGNFFLAIKPRTSKLEHTTGSGIAGPPGPGSLDQTQITIINGHQYMRIPGTNTFQYLDPESLHDEDDSSTERVPLAEEEDTCSSSGDLLSESAIALSPQSNYTLEPDTDSKRDVDSLYHSIVSQPDGSVFDQQQYDDLMLIKSELQDEADLAEDASFLSWFEANQQLQLQQQLQQHLQQQLQNQQTLLE; this comes from the coding sequence ATGTCGTCACTCAACCCACCGAAGCGGATGAAGCTGAAGGAAAATCAGATGGTGGTGACGGTGCGTGACTTTACACCCGGGACGCTCAAGCGCAAGCTCCCGCTCGGGAACTACGTCAGCGCCGATAATGTGCTACCGACAGTGAACGTCCAGACACTCGCCAAACAGCTCGTCCAAGTCGGTGCTCCATGTCCACCCGGTCGGAAGCGTTCCGGAAGTTCGGAGCCGAGAAGTGGCGTTTCCGCCGTCGAGCGTCGTAACGCTCGGGAACGTAACCGTGTGCAGCAGGTAAACAATGGCTTCGCCGCGTTGCGTCAGCGTATCCCGGACGAAATTGCGGAAGCGTTCGAGGCAGGCACAACGGCTCGCGGTGTCCACAAGAAGCTGAGCAAGGTGGAAACGCTCCGGATGGCGGTGGAGTACATCAAAAGTCTGGAACGCTTGCTGGAACATTCCGGCACGGGAACGGCCGGACGCGTTCCGACGTCCTTTGCCGACGATACACCCGACACTCAACTACCCGCCACACCACCGCCAGAACCCTTGGGTCAAGCCGGAAACTTCTTCCTCGCAATCAAACCACGCACCAGCAAGCTGGAGCACACCACGGGCTCGGGGATTGCTGGCCCACCCGGCCCAGGGTCGCTCGATCAAACGCaaatcaccatcatcaacggGCACCAGTACATGCGCATCCCGGGCACGAACACCTTCCAGTATCTGGATCCGGAAAGCCTACACGACGAAGATGACAGTTCGACCGAGCGGGTCCCACTCGCCGAGGAGGAGGACACGTGCTCCAGCAGTGGCGATCTGCTGAGTGAGTCCGCGATCGCTCTTTCGCCCCAGAGCAACTACACGCTCGAACCGGACACGGACTCGAAGCGGGACGTTGACTCGCTGTACCACTCGATCGTGTCCCAACCGGACGGGTCCGTGTTTGATCAGCAGCAGTACGACGATCTGATGCTGATCAAGTCAGAGCTGCAGGATGAGGCGGACCTGGCGGAGGATGCATCGTTTCTCAGTTGGTTCGAGGCGAACCAACAGCTgcagctacagcagcagctccagcaacACCTACAGCAACAGCTCCAGAACCAGCAGACTTTGCTGGAGTAA